The Roseibium sp. Sym1 nucleotide sequence GCAGCGGCTCTATCTTTATGTTGACGGCCGCCTGCGCGGCAAATGGCCGGTGTCGACAGCCCGCAAGGGCTATCGCACGCCGACGGGAAGCTGGCGTCCGACGCGGCTGGAGCGCGACTGGCATTCGCGCAAGTACAACTGGGCACCGATGCCCTATTCGGTGTTCTTCTACGGCGGCTACGCCATCCACGGCACCACCGACCTCAAGAACCTCGGCCGCCCGGCCTCGCACGGCTGCATCCGACTGCATCCGAAAAACGCCGCGCGGCTGTTCAACCTTGTCCGCCAGGTCGGCCGCGGCAACGCACGGGTGGTGGTCACGCGGTGAGTGATTTGCCATCTTGCTAAGTCTTTTGGAGGCTACGTCAGTCGAATTTTGAAACATTAATTTGTGTATTTTTGATGCCGTGATTTAGAGTTGAACTGTCAAGTTATTCGTTTGATTTAGGGCCTTTTCAGATGCTCAAGCTCGATTGTTCCTCGCCGGAGATGGCGTCCAAAAAAGCCGTGGAGGCCCTGGCGAAGACGGCCGTCAAGATCATCAAGGGCGACATGATCGGCACGGCCTTCGGGTTTTACGATGCATATAAAGCCTATGCGCCAAAAGACCCGAGCCGGGAACAGATGGCCTTTATGTTTTGGCGGGCCGTCTTTTTCCTGAGTATCACCGATGCGCTGACCCGCAACCGGCTGGCACGGATGGCGCCGCCCGATCAGATCGAAAGTCACGCCACCTGGCTTCTGCAAACGGTGTTTAGCCCAGACAATCCAGAAACGTTCGACCTCTCACACTTGACAGAGCCAACCACCTGGGCGCTCTACCAAGAATACCTGCGGCCTCGCTTTCCCGCCATTGTCTTCGCCCTGGAACCCGCTTCGGGTTTCTCGGAAGACGATCTAAAACACCAGCTGGACCTCAGTCTCCGGGCTAGCCTTTACAAGGTCTGGTCAGACGAACGGTTCAGCGCGTTTCAGGACTATATCTCGACGCTGAAAACCGACCCGGTCTTTGACGGTCTGATGCGGCGGCGGAAATGGCGGCGGCATTACGACTGGATCGAACAGAAACTCAGCGGCAAGGCCCTCTTCGGCCAGCCAGAGGACAGCGGCATAACGGTGCGCAGCGTCTATACGCCTTTGCGCTGCGCCTGGGAGGAGATTGAAGACATCCCGGGCGCGACGGAAGAGGACCCGCGCCGAAGCGACAGGCCTGGCAGGCGGCGCAAACGCATCGTTCACGTCGATTGGCTGGAAGACGCTTTGAAAACCTGGCTGGAGAGGACCGCAGGCACCGACAGTGACGACACGCTTCGGGTTCTGTCGGGCGGACCGGGCAGTGGCAAATCCACGGTCGCGCGAATTTTTGCGACAGATGTTGCCCATGAAGAAAGGGTCAATGTCTGTTTCATAGAACTACAGCATCTCAATCTTTCCGGTGATTTGCGTTCCAGCCTAGTGTCGGAAATGACGCATGCACGCGAAGGCGTTGGACTTGGAGAAGACCCTATCAAGTGGCAAGATCAATTTGACGAACGACCGATCCTTTTTGTGTTTGATGGATTGGACGAATTGGTTAATCACGCCAAACTCGACGAAGACATTAGCCGCGACTTCTTTCAGAAGGTGCGAAACTTCCTTCGAGACGTCAACCGGGGTAAAGCCCGCGCATGCGCTTTAGTGACCGGGCGACCAGGGGCTGTATCAATAGCGTTAAACAACGCTCATTTGAACTCCAGGGTACTGCTGGAAATGATGCCGTTATGCTCCTTGCGAGATCTCCAATATCTAAAATCAATGGGTATGGCCGATGAGTTGGAGATAATTGATCGACTCGATTTGGTAGATCGAGATCAGCGATCAGAGTTTTGGTGCATTTGGTGCAAAGGCACAAAGCAGGAAAAAGCTGCTTTGCCTGGTGCGCTTGAAGTTAAACAACTAAACGCATTTACAGCCGAGCCATTACTTTTTTTCCTGTTGATCTTGTCCGGATATGCCACAGAACCAGACCAAGCCGCAGAAAACAAGAATGTAATATATCGTAAGATTTTTGAAGATGTTCATTCACGTGACGCAGAAAAACGGGCTTCACGCGGAGATGAGCAAATAACTCAAGATCAGTTTTTCGTCTTGATGGAATGTCTTGCTTTGGCCATCTGGCATGGAGGAGGGCGAACCGGGTCAGACGAAAAATTCGAAGCGATAAGAGATTGGCATGCGGGCCGCGAAAAGAAACAGCTAGCCAGTCTTGAAGGCGCGTCACTTAAAAACGTAGCTCTACAATTCTATACACGCAAGGAGACAATTGGGAGCGACGCCGGATTTGAGTTCATTCATAAAAGCTTCGGAGAATATTTGACAGCCTGTGCTCTTGTTCGAGTTGCTGCAGTTTTGGCAGTTTCAGAAGACCCTAATGAAGAATTAGCTGCAAAATGGTTGAAGAGAACGGGAGTTGCGCAAATTAGTCGTGAAATAATTGAGTTTTTGAGAGATGAAGTGAGACTATTGGAATTAGAAACGGTAGCAGGGATAGGGGATTCTCTTACTGATTTGTTGAATTGGGTGGTTAGGAATGGGTTGCCAGCGCATGCTGACGGTATTGAAGGAACGTGGAGGGATGCTGAAGCGCGTCAGCGTAATGCATCAGGTTCTTTGCTTGCAGTTTTGAATGCAATTTGTCATTTTCAAAAAACATATGATCAGAATTTTGTTTTAAAAATCGAGTGGGTTGAAGAATTATCGGCGCGAAGATTCCTAGATATGTTGCATGTTACAAATGGCTCTCTTCATCCGCACAGAATGCTACTTTCAGGGATTGATTTCACTAGACCAGGAGACGAGCTGGAACAATCTGATTTAACGTCATTGCAGTTGAGCTATTCTGATTTACGTGGGTCTAATCTTAATGGTGCGCTGATGTTCTTTTCTACAATTATAGGTGCGGATCTTCGGTTCGCAAAATTGAATGAGACAATTCTAGAAGGTGCAAACCTATTTGAGGTTGATTTAGAATATTGCGAGCTGAAACACGCTATTATTGAAGATGCAGATTTGTCTTCATCTTTTTTAGGTTTTTCTAACTTTGGGAATGCGACGCTTAAAAATGCTAACGTTAGCCATACGCAGTGTATCTGCACTGACTTTGAAGATGCAAATCTCGGTAACGCCAATTTCGAATATGCAGATCTTCAACAAGCTTATTTTAGAAATGCGGATCTGAAAGGAACCAATTTTCGATTGGCTTCACTAGTTGCTGCTGACCTATCTGATACAGAAAACCTAACACAGCAACAGATTGAGTTGGCGTTCGGTGATGCCGAAACCATACTTCCTGACAATTTGAAGAGGCCCTCACATTGGTCACCGGCCGCACTTGATGAGGATGAGGCATTAAATATTTGGAATGCGTGGAAGGAACAGCGTAGGGCCGAATTGAATGGTGAAAACGCAGACTGATCAACCTCCGCTCCCAGCCGCCTCCTTCAGCCAATTCACCACCACCTCGGCCGTTGCCCGGTTGCGGCTCTTGTGCGACAGGACCGCGTGATAGGCGTTGTTCGGCGTCAGCGGCGGCAGGCCGGCCGGGATCAGCAGGCCCTTGTCGACCTGGTCGCCGGTGATCGAACGCCAGCCGAGCATGACGCCGTGACCGGAAAGGGCCGCCTGGCTGGCCTGGACGTAGTTGGAGAACCTGAGGCCCTTGGCCGATCCGGCCGCCTTCTGGCCGGTGCGGGTCAGATACTCCGGCCAGGAAATCCAGCGCCTGTCATTGGTCTCCACGTGGATCAGGAAGGCGGAGCCAAGGCTGCCGCCGGTCTCCATCAGACGGCGGACGTAAGAGGGCGCGCAGACCGGCTCGACATGCTCCTGAAACAGCAGCTCGACCGTGCCGTCATCCCAGCGGCCGTCGCCGTAGCGCATGGCGATGTCCGTGCCCGGACCGAGGCGGGGGACTTCCTGCTGGGTGGTCTGCACATTCACCGCGACATCGGGATGGTCGAGATAGAACGCCTCGAGACGAGGCATCAGCCAGTAGGTGGCAAAGCCGATGGTGCAGGCAAGGGTTACCGAGGCACCGCCGGGATCTGTCAGTGCGCGGATGTCGTCAAGGGCACCCGTCAGCCGCTCGCGGTTCTCGGTCACCGCCTTCAGAAGAATGTGACCGGCCTCGGTCAGACCGGCGGGCCGGGTGCTGCGATCGACCAGAGCGGCGCCGACATGGTCTTCCAGCTGCTTCAAGGCCTGGCTGACCGCGGACAGCGACACGTTGAGCTCGGCGGCCGCCGCCTTGGCGCTGCCGGCGCGCTGCACGGTTTCGAAGACGCTCAGAAGCCGAAGGGGCGGCAGGCGGTGCATGTTGATCTCACAAGTTAATCAAACGCTTAAGTTAACTTCTGTTTTTATCGCCTTTTCAAATCAGGGACACAAGCGCAATTTTGCCGTAAGAACATGAATTGCAACCGCTTCCGCTTTCCCTGGAACTCGATTTCGTTGCGAAAGCAGGCTTAACTTAAAGGCAAGACCATGCTTGGAACCGGTGAAACGGGCGTGCTGCTTCAGGAAAACGGCCTCGACGTGCCGCTCGGCGACGGCCGGACGGCCTATTTCAACTACTACTGGCTGCGCGACAATTGCCCGAGTTCGTTCGACCCGGAAACCCGCGAACGGGTGTTTGACGTCTTCGGCATGAACGCGGCGCCGAAAGCCGCCAGCGCGGTCATCTCCAACGGGGCGCTGGAGATTGCCTGGACCGGCAGCAACCACGTCACCCGCATGCCGCTGGACCGGCTGGTGCAATTCTCCAGCGGTCAGAAGCGGGCGGATGTCGCC carries:
- a CDS encoding L,D-transpeptidase yields the protein MFRWKRFAFLPLLLALVVAGVPRAEAAQQVTAKIDLSEQRLYLYVDGRLRGKWPVSTARKGYRTPTGSWRPTRLERDWHSRKYNWAPMPYSVFFYGGYAIHGTTDLKNLGRPASHGCIRLHPKNAARLFNLVRQVGRGNARVVVTR
- a CDS encoding pentapeptide repeat-containing protein — protein: MLKLDCSSPEMASKKAVEALAKTAVKIIKGDMIGTAFGFYDAYKAYAPKDPSREQMAFMFWRAVFFLSITDALTRNRLARMAPPDQIESHATWLLQTVFSPDNPETFDLSHLTEPTTWALYQEYLRPRFPAIVFALEPASGFSEDDLKHQLDLSLRASLYKVWSDERFSAFQDYISTLKTDPVFDGLMRRRKWRRHYDWIEQKLSGKALFGQPEDSGITVRSVYTPLRCAWEEIEDIPGATEEDPRRSDRPGRRRKRIVHVDWLEDALKTWLERTAGTDSDDTLRVLSGGPGSGKSTVARIFATDVAHEERVNVCFIELQHLNLSGDLRSSLVSEMTHAREGVGLGEDPIKWQDQFDERPILFVFDGLDELVNHAKLDEDISRDFFQKVRNFLRDVNRGKARACALVTGRPGAVSIALNNAHLNSRVLLEMMPLCSLRDLQYLKSMGMADELEIIDRLDLVDRDQRSEFWCIWCKGTKQEKAALPGALEVKQLNAFTAEPLLFFLLILSGYATEPDQAAENKNVIYRKIFEDVHSRDAEKRASRGDEQITQDQFFVLMECLALAIWHGGGRTGSDEKFEAIRDWHAGREKKQLASLEGASLKNVALQFYTRKETIGSDAGFEFIHKSFGEYLTACALVRVAAVLAVSEDPNEELAAKWLKRTGVAQISREIIEFLRDEVRLLELETVAGIGDSLTDLLNWVVRNGLPAHADGIEGTWRDAEARQRNASGSLLAVLNAICHFQKTYDQNFVLKIEWVEELSARRFLDMLHVTNGSLHPHRMLLSGIDFTRPGDELEQSDLTSLQLSYSDLRGSNLNGALMFFSTIIGADLRFAKLNETILEGANLFEVDLEYCELKHAIIEDADLSSSFLGFSNFGNATLKNANVSHTQCICTDFEDANLGNANFEYADLQQAYFRNADLKGTNFRLASLVAADLSDTENLTQQQIELAFGDAETILPDNLKRPSHWSPAALDEDEALNIWNAWKEQRRAELNGENAD
- a CDS encoding LysR substrate-binding domain-containing protein, with translation MHRLPPLRLLSVFETVQRAGSAKAAAAELNVSLSAVSQALKQLEDHVGAALVDRSTRPAGLTEAGHILLKAVTENRERLTGALDDIRALTDPGGASVTLACTIGFATYWLMPRLEAFYLDHPDVAVNVQTTQQEVPRLGPGTDIAMRYGDGRWDDGTVELLFQEHVEPVCAPSYVRRLMETGGSLGSAFLIHVETNDRRWISWPEYLTRTGQKAAGSAKGLRFSNYVQASQAALSGHGVMLGWRSITGDQVDKGLLIPAGLPPLTPNNAYHAVLSHKSRNRATAEVVVNWLKEAAGSGG